The genomic stretch CATCGCGCACGAGGCCGGCCATATCGCCGGCGGCCACCAGCAGAAACTGCGTGACCAGCTTGAGCGCGCCAAGACGATGGCGATCATCTCGACCTTGCTTGGTGCCGGCGCCATCGTCGCCGGTGCGACCACCAGCAACCGCGGCCTCGCCGGCGCCGGCGTGGGCGTAGCCGCCGGCGGTGGCGAGATGGCACAGCGCAGTATCCTCGCCTACCAGCGCACCGAAGAGATAACGGCCGACCGCTCCGCCATCACCTATCTCAACGCCACCGGCCAGTCCGGCATGGGCATGCTGAAGACGTTCCGCCGGTTCCAGACCGCGCTGTCTCTGTCGGGTGCGCAAATCGATCCTTACCGGATCAGCCACCCGATGCCGCAAGAGCGCATCGCCAATCTCGAAGTGCTGGTGCAGCAGAGCTCCAACGTCGACAAGATCGACCCGCCGACGCTGCAGCAGCGCCATGACATGATGCGGGTGAAGATCGCCGTCTACATGGAAGGCCAGGCCGCTGCAGCCCGGCTGATGCAGAAAATGAGAGGCAGCCTCGCCGGGCAGTATGGCGACGCCCAGTCGACCTACCTTTACGGCGACATCGCCGGCGCACTCGCCAAGACCAACGCCCTGATCAAGGCGCAGCCCAAGAACCCCTATTTCCAGGAGCTGCGCGGCGACATCTTGATGAAGGCGAACAAGCCCAAGGACGCGGCCGAAGCCTACGCCAAGGCGGTCAGCCTCGATCCGGTGCGGTCCGGTTTGCTGCCTGTCTCGCTTGGCCAGGCGCTGATGGCGGTCGGCACGCCCGACTCGCTGAAGAAGGCCGTCGTACAGATCAACAATGGTCTTGGGCGCGACAAGGAAAATTCCGAGGGGTATCGTTACCTGGCGCAGGCTTACGGCGAGTTGGGTGACATACCGGGCGCCGAGCTTGCCACCGCCGAAGGTCATTTCTATTCCGGCAACTACAAGGATGCTAAGATCTTCGCCATGCGGGCGCAGCAGGAGCTGAAACGCGGCGAACCGCGCTGGATACGCGCCCAGGACATCATAAACTACAAGTCGTCAAGCAAGATCTAGTGAACCTACCGGCCACGCGCTGCGACACAGCCAGACCGAAAGACAGGCAAAAGGAACGAGAACGATGAAAAAGGCACTGCTGCTGAGCACCACGGGGATCGCTGTAGCCCTTGCCATGCTGGCTTTCGGTTTCGTCGCCGGCAGCCCACAGATTGCCAAGGCCGGCACAACGCAGCCTGTCGAGACGGCTCAGCCTGTCCAGACGGCTCAGCCTGTCCAGACGGCAGGGGCCGACACGAAGGCGGCCGATACCAAGATCGACCGCACCGAGGTCGAAGGGATCATCCGCGACTACCTCTTGAAGAACCCGGAAGTGCTGCTCGAAGTGCAGGATGCGCTCGAGGCCAAGCAGAAGGAAGAGCAGCGGCTCGCCGCGCTTGGCGTCATCAAGAACGCCAAGGACCAGATCTTCAACTCTACCTTCGATGGAGTCGTCGGCAACCCGAACGGCAAGGTGACCATCGTCGAGTTCTACGACTACAATTGCGGCTTCTGCAAACGCGCCATCGAGGACATGCGGGCGCTGACAAAGGCGGATCCGGATCTGCGCTTCGTGCTCAAGGAATTCCCGATCCTCGGCCCGGATTCGCAGAAGGCGAGCGTCGTCTCGATGGCCTTCCACATGATGAAGCCGGAAAAATACGGCGAATTCCACAATGCTTTGCTCGGCGGCCAGGGGCGCGCCACCGAGGCAATGGCGATCAAGATCGCGCTTTCGCTCGGCGCCGACGAAGCGACTTTGCGCGAGAAGATGAAGGATCCGTCGATCACCGAGGCCTTCTCCAAGACCTACGATCTTGCCAACAAGCTGTCGATCACCGGAACCCCGTCCTACGTCGTCGGCAACGAGGTCGTGTTCGGAGCTCTCGGGCAGGACGTGCTGGCGAACAAGATCGAGGCGGCGAAAGCCGCGCTTTGACCAGGAGGGGGTTTTCTTCACGGGTGCATTTCGGCCTGTTGTGGACAGTGAAAGAACGCACTTGCGCTCTTTTCGCGGACGGCTATGCCCGGTATAGAGGCCCAGCGCGCCGGTTTGATACCGGCGCCGGAAAAGGTCGGCTTTTTTGAAAACTGTTTTCGTCCTGAACGGTCCCAATCTCAACGCGCTCGGCAAGCGCGAGCCGGGCATCTATGGCGGCAAGACGCTTGCCGCGATTGCCGACGACTGCAAGCAGGCCGGCGCGTCGCTTGGACTCGAGATCGATTTCCGCCAGTCGAACCATGAGGGCGATCTTGTCGACTGGATCCAGGAAGCCGGCGACAAGGCCGCCGGCATCGTCATCAATCCAGGCGCCTACAGCCACACCTCGATCGCGATCCATGACGCCATCCGTTCGGTCGCGCCGCTGCCGGTCGCAGAAGTTCACCTTTCCAACATCCATGCGCGGGAATCATTCCGCCACGTCTCCATGGTCGCGCCGGTCGCCGTCGGCATGATCTGTGGCTTTGGGCCGCTCGGCTACACGCTGGCGCTGCAGGCGCTGGCCGCACGCCTATGACCGGCCAACAAACAGAAGGCTCGAAAATGTCGATAAAGAAGACCGGTGTTGACCAGCAACTGATCCGCGACCTGGCGGGCATACTGAACGACACCAACCTGACCGAGATCGAGGTTGAACTGGGCGACCTGAAGGTGCGCGTGTCGCGGCAGGCGCCTGCCGTCCACGCGATTGCGGCGCCCCAACCCACCTATGCGCCAGCTGCCGCCCAAACCGCTGCAGCGGCAGCGCCGGCTGTTGTCGATGTGTCGAAGAACGCGGTCACCTCGCCGATGGTCGGCACCGCCTATCTGGCGCCCTCGCCCGACGCCAAGGCGTTCATCGAGGTCGGCCAGAAGGTCAAGGAAGGCCAGACGCTGCTGATCATCGAGGCGATGAAGACGATGAACCAGATCCCCTCGCCGCGCGCCGGCACGGTGACGGCGATTCTGTTCGAGGACGCGACGCCGGTCGAATACGGCATGCCGCTCGTCGTGATCGAGTAGAGCGGGCCGGATGTTTCAAAAAATCCTCATCGCCAATCGCGGCGAAATCGCGCTTCGGGTGCTGCGCGCCTGCAAGGAACTCGGCATCCAGACGGTGGTGGTGCATTCGACCGCCGACGCCGACGCCATGCATGTACGTCTTGCCGACGAAAGCGTCTGCATCGGGCCGCCGCCGTCGCGCGACAGCTATCTCAACATCCATCAGATCGTCGCGGCCTGCGAGATCACCGGCGCCGACGCCGTACACCCAGGCTACGGCTTCCTGTCCGAGAACGCCAAGTTCGCCGACATATTGGCGGCGCACAACATCACCTTCATCGGCCCGTCCGGCGACCATATCCGCATAATGGGCGACAAGATCGAGGCCAAGCGCACCGCCAAGCGCCTGGGTATCCCGGTGGTGCCCGGCTCGGACGGCGCCGTCACCGATCAAAAGGAAGCCAGGCGCATTGCCGCCGAGATCGGCTATCCCGTGATCATCAAGGCATCGGCTGGCGGTGGCGGGCGCGGCATGAAGGTTGCCCTTACCGAGGCTGACCTTGAGATTGCCTTGCAGACAGCGAGCACGGAAGCCGGCGCGGCGTTCGGCGACGATGCCGTCTATATCGAAAAATACCTGGAAAAGCCGCGCCACATCGAGGTGCAGGTGTTCGGCGACGGCTTCGGCCGCGGGGTGCATTTCGGCGAGCGCGACTGTTCGCTGCAACGCCGCCATCAAAAAGTCTGGGAAGAGGCGCCCTCACCGGCGCTCAACGCCGAGGAACGCGCCCGCATCGGCGGTATCTGCGCCAAGGCCATTGCCGATCTCGGCTATTCCGGCGCCGGCACGATCGAGTTCCTCTACGAGAATGGCGAGTTCTATTTCATCGAGATGAACACGCGCCTGCAGGTCGAGCATCCGGTGACGGAAGCGATCACCGGCATCGATCTCGTGCATGAGCAGATCCGCGTCGCATCCGGCGGCGGTCTCTCGGTGAAGCAGGAAGACATCAAGTTCAATGGCCACGCCATCGAATGCCGCATCAATGCCGAGGATCCGCGCACCTTCACCCCTTCGCCCGGCACGATCACGCATTTCCACACGCCAGGCGGTCTCGGCATCCGCGTCGATTCCGGCGTCTATTCCGGCTACAAGATCCCTCCCTACTACGACAGCCTGATCGGCAAGCTGATCGTGCACGGGCGCAACCGCGTCGAATGCATGATGCGGCTGCGCCGGGCGCTGGATGAATTCGTCGTCGACGGGATCAAGACGACGTTGCCGCTGTTTCGCGATCTGGTCGGCAATGCCGACATCGCCAATGGCGACTATGACATCCATTGGCTGGAAAAATACCTGGCCGGGGAAGAGTAGTCCGGGGACGCGATGACCCGCCCCTACGCGCCCGGCTATCGCATCCCCACCGACCTCCTGCTCAAGGCATACGCCTCGGGCGTCTTCCCGATGGCCGAAAGCGCCGGCGACCCAGAAGTGTTCTGGGTGCGGCCGGAGACGCGCGGCATCATCCCGCTCGACGGCTTCCACACGCCCAAAAGCTTGAGGAAGGTGATCCGCAAAAACCTGTTCGACATCCGTTTCGACTTCGATTTCGAGGCGACGATCGACGGCTGCGCCGAAAAACGCGAGGAGCGCCGCTCGACCTGGATCAACGCGCCGATCCGCGAGGCCTATGTGCGACTACATCGCATGGGCCATTGCCATTCAGTAGAGGCTTGGCATGAGGACAAGTTGGTCGGCGGCCTCTATGGCGTGTCGCTCGGACGGGTGTTCTTCGGCGAAAGCATGTTTTCCAAGGCGACGGATGCATCGAAGACCTGCCTCGTGCATCTCGTCGAGCGCTTGAAGGCACGCGGCTTCGCTCTACTTGATACGCAGTTCACCACCGAGCATCTCAAGCGCTTCGGCGCTGTCGATGTGCCACGCGGCAAGTACGAGAAAATGCTCGCCGATGCGTTGAAGGGTGAAGCGGTCTTCTTTCCGTGACTGGAGAGCTTCGATGTCGAGCGAAAACCACCTTCGAGCGGATATGCAGCCAATTGTTCAAGCGCTGATCGAAGAGGGCAGAGACGTCACAATGGGTCAGCTCGACCAACTGCTTCCCAAGCGGGAATTCAGTTCCACCGAGATCGAAGACATAATGGCTGCTCTCTCCGAGCACGGTATATCCATCACCGAGTAAGCGATCCGTCTGACCAGCCAGATGATCAGCTCTTCGCTGCAGTCTCCAGCGGCGTCTGCGAATGGAACATCATCTTCCAGCCGTTGACGCGATGGACATAGCCGGTGCTGACCAGCGCCGCATAGGGCTCGCCATTCTCCCGCGTCGCATGCGCCTCATAGGTCAGCATGATGATGTCGCTGCCGGGCTCGATTATCCCCTTGAGGTCTATCTTCAGGTCGCGCCAGCGGTTGGGCTTGGTTGCGGTCTTGGCCAAGTCCGCATTGTCCATTGCCTGTGCCATCTTCGGAAAGGCCACCAAGCATTCCGTGTCGGCATTGGCCGCGTAGTAGGCCGCATCACCTGTCCAGAACCCTTTTTCGAGTTCGAGCAACTCTTTCTTGCTCGCCGTGATCCGCTTGCTGTCTGACATCGAAATATCCTCCGGGCGCATCGATGCGCGGTGTCAGTGGCCCAACGTATGGTGGCCACGACGGTTCCAAGAGGGATCAGTTGGTGCCGGTGGTGTCGTCCGGTACCGTGGGATCGGGCTGGTCAACATCCGGGCTGGCCGCGGGCTTCGGCTTGCCGGCGGCTGCTTTGGTCGCGGCGGGCTTCGGAGCATCAGCCTTGGTGGCGCCGGCTTTGGTCGCGTCTGGCGCCGGCACATCCGACTTCTGCTTGCATTCCTTCAGCCAGACGTCATAGACGGCATGTTCGACGGCGTTGAGCCCGGGGCTTTCGGCGAACATCCAGCCGGTGAAGATGCGGCGGATCTTGCGGTCGAGCGTGATCTCGTCGACCTCGACGAAGGAATCGGTCTTCGGCTCCTCTGTCTGCGGCCGGGAATAGCAGACGCGCGGCGTCACCTGCAAAGCACCGAACTGCACCGTCTCGTCGATATAGACGTCGAAGGTGATGATACGGCCAGTGATCTTGTCGATGCCGGCGAACTCGGCAACCGGGTTGGTGATGCGATCCGATCCAGCTGACGCCGCCGGTGCGGGTGCAGCCGGTGTGGGCGAAGCGGCAAAGGCGGCGGTGCTGATGGCGAGGCTGGCGGCTAGCGTCAGACCGCCCGTCGATATCAGGTTGAAAAAGCTCATATAGGGGTACCGGTGGTTCGCGCCCGGGTGATTCCGTCGATCGCCAAGGCTAGTCGCCGTTTTCTGATCAGCAAGCAGCTAAACACCAATTGTGGCGATAAAGGACCGGCCTGCACTTCGTGCTGTGACAAGTCGGGGCGCCCTTACATCCAGGGGCCGTTATGACCCGGGCGTCCAGGCGTCATAGTCACCCGTGACCTGCGGGCGATGCTGATTGGTCAGCACCGAACCTTTCGGGCGATAGGCCGCCGGCGTGCCGGTCAGATTGGGCTGATGCGACTTCTGCCATTCCCGCGGCTTGTAGTCTTCGCTCGGCGGCGCGACGTCGACACGGTGATGCATCCAGCCGTGCCAGCCAGGCGGAATGGCCGAAGCTTCGGAATAGTCGCGGTAGATGACCCAGCGCCGCGTGCGGCCCTCCGAATCGATACCGCCTTCGTAATAGACATTGCCGACCTCGTCCTGGCCGACCCTCTTGCCGTACCGCCAGGTGTGCAGGCGTGTTCCCAGCGTCTGGCTGTTCCACCAGGTGAAAAACTGCGTCAGGAAAGTCTTCATCTCAGAACCCTCGCGCTGGCGGCGCTGCTTCCTGCTTATGGCGTCAGGCCTTCGGGAAGGCAAGGGTTTTGCCGCAGGGAGCGCGCAAATGGCGCGCCAGGCACCCGACACAAGCCTGTGATCCCGAGAGGCGGCAGGATGCACGCTTGCCAAGCCTTTCGGCTCTTTCTAAAGCTCAGCGCGCCCATGCGGATATCCAATCCAGCCATGGGCCGAAGGAGGTGACGATTGGCCACAAAATTGCCGACCACCGACATTCGCATCGGCACCGAGCTGATTCGCCGCCGCAAGAGCGGTATCCCGTTGGTTTGCCTGACGGCCTACACCTATCCGGTCGCTCGCCTGCTCGATCCGCATGTCGACCTGCTGTTGGTCGGAGACAGCGTCGCCATGGTGCTGCATGGCCATGAGACGACACTTGGCGCCACGCTCGAGATGATGATCGCACATGGGCAAGCCGTGATGCGCGGCTCGGCCAGGGCCTGTGTGGTCGTCGACATGCCGGCCGGCAGCTATGAGGATTCGGCTGATCAGGCCGTAACCTCGGCGCGGCGCATCGTTGGCGAGAGCGGCTGCCAGGCGGTGAAGCTCGAAGGCGGCGTCGACATGGCCGGTCAGATCGCGGCGATCGTGGCCGCCGGCATTCCGGTGATGGGCCATATCGGCCTGCTGCCGCAATCGGTGGAGAAGGATGGCGGCTACAAGATCAAGGGCCGCACGGACGAGGCTATCGCGGCGCTGATGGCCGACGCGTTCGCCGTTGAAAAAGCCGGCGCGTTCTCCGTGGTCATCGAGGGCACCATCGAGGCGGTCGCTGCCGACATCACACGCCGCATCGCCATCCCGACCATCGGCATCGGCGCCAGCGGCGACTGCGATGGCCAGATCCTGGTCATCGACGACATGGTTGGGCTGACCGTCGACCGCGTGCCGAAATTCGTCAAGGAATACGCCGATCTGCGCGGCGTGATCGCGCACGCAGCCGAGCGCTACGCATCGGAGGTGCGAAGCCGGACTTTCCCCGGCCCCGCCCATGTATTTTCAGGCTCAAAAGTCTTTTCGGGCACCAATGGCGGAGATGAGGCATGAGTCGGCCTGAGGTCGTCGATAGCGTCGCCGCACTTCGTGCCGATATCCGGGACTGGCGGCGCGATGGCCTGCGCGTCGCCATGGTGCCAACCATGGGCGCTCTGCATGAGGGACATCTCTCCCTGATCAGGATCGCCAGGGAAAAAGCCGAACGTTGCGTGGTGTCGATCTTCGTCAACCCGACGCAGTTCGCGCCGAGCGAGGATCTCGACAAGTACCCACGCCAGCTCGCACGCGACCTGGATATGCTGGCGACGGTCAACGCCGATCTTGCCTTCACGCCGGCGGTTGGCGCGATGTATCCCGCCGGCTTTGCCACGGGGATTTCGGTCGGCGGGCCGTCCGCCGGGCTCGAATCGGACTTCCGCCCGACCTTTTTCGAAGGCGTCGCTACCGTGGTGGCCAAGCTTTTTCTGCAGGCGACGCCCGACTATGCGGTCTTTGGCGAGAAGGATTACCAGCAGCTTTGCGTCGTCAGGCAGCTATGCCGCGACCTTGACCTGCCTGTCGAGATCATCGGCGCACCGACCATACGCGACGCGCATGGCCTCGCCATGTCGTCTCGCAACGCCTATCTCGGCGAAGCCGAACTCGCGGTTGCCCGTCAGCTCAACGTGATCCTGCACAAGGCGGCGGCGGCACTGGCGTCAGGCGCACACCAAGATGACGCGACCGGTGAGGCCGGCCGCGCCCTGATCGCCGCCGGCTTCCAGAAAATCGACTATGTCGAGGCTCGCGAAAGCCTGACGCTGGCGCCTTGGCGCCGCGACCGCGTGGGGCGCCTGCTCGCCGCTGCCTGGCTTGGCAAGACGCGACTGATCGACAATGTGGAAGTTCCCGTCGCCTGAGCGGCTTGGGCTACGCCACGCTTTGTCCCCTGGCGCGTCATCCATCCGAGATTTCCGGCACGCGCTTACTCCTCAGTCGGCATATGCAGGTACATCGACTGGATGCCGACCCGGCCCGGGCCGGTGAAGCGGTTGACGATAAAATTCATGTTGGCGCCGAAGAAGCCGCTCGACAGGCGGTCGATCTTGGTTTCCATCCTGACCGAGACATCCTTGAACAGCCAGCCACCCGGCTCGATGTCGATGGTCTCGCCGGCGGCAAGCGTTTTCTCGAACACATTGCCGTAGCCGTGCAGCCAGACGATGCCGTCGCCGCTATCGCCGCGAAAACGGTCGATGAAGAAGCCGCTCTGGCCAAACAGCATCGTCGCCAGGCCACGCACGCGCTCGAACGTATAGTCGACATTGCCGGTGGCGGCGAGAAACTGGTGTTCGCGCACCTGGATCTCCTCGCCGCGACTGAGATGGATCGGCACGATGTGGCCAGGTCCATCGCGGCTGAAGGCGATGATGCCCGCCCCCGACGCCTCGGTGACGAAGATCTGCATGCCGGCCATCATGCGTTTCAGCGCGCCTTTCAGCGATTTCAGGCCGATGGTGATGGTGGAGTTCTTCCACAACAGGATGTGGTGTTCGAAATAGACGGGCATTTGCGTCACATCGACCGAAAGCACGGGCACCAGTTCGCCCGCTATGTGGTAGGTGACGCCACCAAAGGTTTCATCCGACACCTGTGTCGGCATCAGTTCCGGCAAGCTTGGCATGGTTTCCCCCTCGCCGCCTTGCGCGCCAGCCCATTCCGGCTTCCGCACGGTCAGCTGCAGCAGCTTGGTGTGTGACCCCTGGGCCGTCAAACGAAAACGACCCCTTGCCGCACCGCTCGCGCGAAGGTGATCCAGACAGGTGCGCCGAAGCGATCAGCCGGCAAGCGGCCGGCGATAGACCAGGGTTGGCTCGCCGGGGGCAGCGGTGTGCTCACCGGCGGCGCCGGTTCGCACGAAGCCGTTGGCTTCGTAGAAGGCGATGGCGCGCGTGTTCCGCGCTTCCACTTCCAGACGGATGGCGTTGGCCTCTGGAAAACTTTCGATGATCTCGTCGAGGAGCATGCCGCCGATGCCCCGCCCCTGCAGGCTGGGCAGCACGTAAAGCTGCCGCAGGACAACCGTCTTGCCGCCGTCGATGCCTTCGGCGAAAGCCACGCCGCTAATACGCTTGCCGTCGTCGGCGACGAGGAAGTCGCTGTTCGGCTTGATCAGCCGCGCCTTCAGCGAGGCGATCGAATGCCATTCGTCGGTGATCTCGGTGACCTTGGCGGCGCCGTAGATGGCGTCATAGGTCGCATGCCAGGTTTCGACCAGTACTGCTCGAATTGCATCAAGGTCACGTTCGCCTGCAGTGCGGACGAACATGGCCTTACTCGATGCCGAGCTTGGCCTTGACGAGGTCGTTGACCGCCTGCGGATTGGCCTTGCCGCCGGTCGCCTTCATCACCTGGCCGACGAACCAACCGGCCATGGTCGGCTTGGCGCGCGCCTGTTCGACCTTGTCTGGATTTGCCGCGATCACCTCGTCGACCGCCTTTTCGATGGCGCCGGTGTCGGTGACCTGCTTCAAGCCACGGCTTTCGACCAACTGGCGCGGATCGCCGCCTTCATTCCAGACGATCTCGAACAGGTCCTTGGCGATCTTGCCGGAGATGGTACCATCCTTGATCAGGTCGATGACCGCGCCGAGCTGATCGGGCGAAATCGGAGCATTTTCAATATCCTTGCCAGCCTTGTTCAATTGACCGAGCAGATCGTTGATGACCCAGTTGGCGGCGAGCTTGCCGTCGCGGCCGGCGGCCACCTTCTCGAAATAGTCGGCGATCGACTTTTCCGACACCAGGATCGAAGCGTCGTAGGTCGAGAGACCCAGCGAGGAGATCAGCCGCGCCTTCTTGTCATCGGGCAGTTCCGGCAGTCCTGTGGCCAAAGCATCGACATAGGCCTGGTCGAATTCCAGCGGCAGAAGGTCGGGATCGGGGAAATAGCGGTAGTCGTGAGCTTCTTCCTTCGAGCGCATGGAGCGCGTCTCGCCCTTGACGGCATCGTACAGCCGCGTCTCCTGGTCGATCTTGCCGCCGTCCTCCAGGATGGCGATCTGACGGCGCGCCTCATAGTCGATCGCCTGGCCGATGAAGCGGATCGAGTTCATGTTCTTGATCTCGCAGCGTGTGCCGAACTCGCCACCGGGCCGGCGTACCGAGACGTTGACGTCGGCGCGCAGCGAGCCTTCATCCATGTTGCCGTCGCAAGTGCCGAGATAGCGCATGATTGTGCGCAGCTTGGTGACATAGGCCTTGGCCTCATCGCCGGAACGCAAGTCAGGCTTGGAGACGATCTCCATCAGCGCCACGCCGGAGCGGTTGAGGTCTACATAGGACATGGTCGGATGCTGGTCGTGCATCGACTTGCCGGCATCCTGTTCCAGATGCAGCCGCTCAATGCCGACCTCGATGTCCTCGAACTCACCCTGACGGTCGGGGCCGACCGACACAATCACAGTACCCTCGCCGACGATTGGCTGCTTGAACTGCGAAATCTGGTAGCCCTGCGGCAGGTCGGGATAAAAATAGTTCTTCCGGTCGAAAACCGACTTGTGGTTGATCTGCGCCTTCAGGCCAAGGCCGGTGCGGATCGCCTGCTTGACGCATTCCTCGTTGATGACCGGCAGCATGCCCGGCATTGCCGCATCGACCAGGCTGACATTGGCATTGGGGGCCGCACCGAAGGCGGTCGAGGCGCCGGAGAACAATTTTGCTTCCGAGATGACCTGCGCGTGCACTTCGAGCCCGATGATGATTTCCCAGTCGCCGGTGGCGCCGGGGATCAGGCGTTTTGCGTCGGGCGTGCGGGTATCGATGAGGGACATGACGGCCTACATATTGAAAGTGCTGAGTATGCGCGAATGCATATTCTGGTGTGCATTCTCGCTAGTGCAAACCGCCAAAAGAGACAAGCGCAAAGCCACGGACTGGCCTTTTCAGCCGCTTTCGCCTATAGGACGCCGATCCCAATGGAGAGTGGATGTCCACTTACGCTCAGTCCCGGTAAGGCCCTGACCTCGTAGCGAGGCAGGGCAGAAAACCTGAAACCCCGTGCCGCGAAGCTTTCGCGGCGGCGGTATTTTCTGTTTTCCCGGAAACTCTCCCAATGGATATTTCGCGCACTGAACAGCGCATCCTGCACCTGCTTGCGCAGGGCGGACGCATTGAAATCGAAAAGAACCAAAAGAAACGGATCGCCTCCGTCAAATGCCTGACCCGCGATGGCTGGCATCATCCCGGCGTCGATCTCGATCTGTTTCGAAAGCTGAAACGCAAGAAGGCGGTTTCGTCGTCGGGCGGCGGTGCCTACCGCATCACCAGGCGCGGACTCGAACTCGTCCGCTCCGAACTCGACAACAGATAGAAATGGGTCCGCCGGTCGGGTCTCCGGCCGGCGGTTCCTTCACCACTCAGGCGGTGGCGATGTAGGCCCTGATCTCGTCCGCCTCGCGTTCGACATCCTCGATGCGTCGCTTGACCACGTCGCCGATGGAGACGATGCCATCGAGCAGGCCGTCCTTTTCCACCGGCAGATGGCGGAACCGGCCCCTGGTCATGATCTCCATGACCTCGTTGACGGTGTGGTTCTCATTGCAGATCTTCACCTTCGGCGTCATTGCCGAACGCACGGCTATATCGAGCGCGGCACCGCCTTCCTTGGCGACGACCCGCACGATGTCGCGTTCCGACAGGATGCCGACGATCTTGCGATCACCGTTTGTGATGACCAGCGCACCGATCTTGTGTTCGGCCAAGATGCGGATGGCTTCGCTGAGCTTTTCGTTCGGCCCGAGCGTCAACACGTCGTGGCCTTTTCTTTCCAGAATTGCCTTAACCGTCATGGCGTCCTCCTCTGCTTTTGCCTGCCGGTTCCTGCCCTGACCGGCTTTCACATGAGAGTGAACATCGTGCGCCGTGATCGGTTGCATTTCAAGTGCGGCGGTCGGGGGTTTCCCACTCGGGCGGCTGCCATCGCCTGTCGAACCAGCGCAGGCCAAAGAAGCCGGCGACAAAGCCGCCAATATGGGCCTCCCAGGCGATTTGTCCGTCTACTCCAGGGGCAAAGCCGAGCAAGCCGGTGGCGAG from Mesorhizobium sp. NZP2077 encodes the following:
- a CDS encoding M48 family metallopeptidase, whose amino-acid sequence is MLSRPRSTIVRIARVFTTLSLGITVAVTSSATAFAQNVPVVRDAEIEALVRDYARPIFKAAGLANDGIDIVLVNDSSFNAFVTGRRLFINTGALMTAETPNEIIGVIAHEAGHIAGGHQQKLRDQLERAKTMAIISTLLGAGAIVAGATTSNRGLAGAGVGVAAGGGEMAQRSILAYQRTEEITADRSAITYLNATGQSGMGMLKTFRRFQTALSLSGAQIDPYRISHPMPQERIANLEVLVQQSSNVDKIDPPTLQQRHDMMRVKIAVYMEGQAAAARLMQKMRGSLAGQYGDAQSTYLYGDIAGALAKTNALIKAQPKNPYFQELRGDILMKANKPKDAAEAYAKAVSLDPVRSGLLPVSLGQALMAVGTPDSLKKAVVQINNGLGRDKENSEGYRYLAQAYGELGDIPGAELATAEGHFYSGNYKDAKIFAMRAQQELKRGEPRWIRAQDIINYKSSSKI
- a CDS encoding DsbA family protein; the encoded protein is MKKALLLSTTGIAVALAMLAFGFVAGSPQIAKAGTTQPVETAQPVQTAQPVQTAGADTKAADTKIDRTEVEGIIRDYLLKNPEVLLEVQDALEAKQKEEQRLAALGVIKNAKDQIFNSTFDGVVGNPNGKVTIVEFYDYNCGFCKRAIEDMRALTKADPDLRFVLKEFPILGPDSQKASVVSMAFHMMKPEKYGEFHNALLGGQGRATEAMAIKIALSLGADEATLREKMKDPSITEAFSKTYDLANKLSITGTPSYVVGNEVVFGALGQDVLANKIEAAKAAL
- the aroQ gene encoding type II 3-dehydroquinate dehydratase; protein product: MKTVFVLNGPNLNALGKREPGIYGGKTLAAIADDCKQAGASLGLEIDFRQSNHEGDLVDWIQEAGDKAAGIVINPGAYSHTSIAIHDAIRSVAPLPVAEVHLSNIHARESFRHVSMVAPVAVGMICGFGPLGYTLALQALAARL
- the accB gene encoding acetyl-CoA carboxylase biotin carboxyl carrier protein, whose amino-acid sequence is MSIKKTGVDQQLIRDLAGILNDTNLTEIEVELGDLKVRVSRQAPAVHAIAAPQPTYAPAAAQTAAAAAPAVVDVSKNAVTSPMVGTAYLAPSPDAKAFIEVGQKVKEGQTLLIIEAMKTMNQIPSPRAGTVTAILFEDATPVEYGMPLVVIE
- the accC gene encoding acetyl-CoA carboxylase biotin carboxylase subunit — translated: MFQKILIANRGEIALRVLRACKELGIQTVVVHSTADADAMHVRLADESVCIGPPPSRDSYLNIHQIVAACEITGADAVHPGYGFLSENAKFADILAAHNITFIGPSGDHIRIMGDKIEAKRTAKRLGIPVVPGSDGAVTDQKEARRIAAEIGYPVIIKASAGGGGRGMKVALTEADLEIALQTASTEAGAAFGDDAVYIEKYLEKPRHIEVQVFGDGFGRGVHFGERDCSLQRRHQKVWEEAPSPALNAEERARIGGICAKAIADLGYSGAGTIEFLYENGEFYFIEMNTRLQVEHPVTEAITGIDLVHEQIRVASGGGLSVKQEDIKFNGHAIECRINAEDPRTFTPSPGTITHFHTPGGLGIRVDSGVYSGYKIPPYYDSLIGKLIVHGRNRVECMMRLRRALDEFVVDGIKTTLPLFRDLVGNADIANGDYDIHWLEKYLAGEE
- the aat gene encoding leucyl/phenylalanyl-tRNA--protein transferase; this translates as MTRPYAPGYRIPTDLLLKAYASGVFPMAESAGDPEVFWVRPETRGIIPLDGFHTPKSLRKVIRKNLFDIRFDFDFEATIDGCAEKREERRSTWINAPIREAYVRLHRMGHCHSVEAWHEDKLVGGLYGVSLGRVFFGESMFSKATDASKTCLVHLVERLKARGFALLDTQFTTEHLKRFGAVDVPRGKYEKMLADALKGEAVFFP
- a CDS encoding RNA polymerase sigma factor region1.1 domain-containing protein; the encoded protein is MSSENHLRADMQPIVQALIEEGRDVTMGQLDQLLPKREFSSTEIEDIMAALSEHGISITE
- a CDS encoding DUF2155 domain-containing protein, whose translation is MSFFNLISTGGLTLAASLAISTAAFAASPTPAAPAPAASAGSDRITNPVAEFAGIDKITGRIITFDVYIDETVQFGALQVTPRVCYSRPQTEEPKTDSFVEVDEITLDRKIRRIFTGWMFAESPGLNAVEHAVYDVWLKECKQKSDVPAPDATKAGATKADAPKPAATKAAAGKPKPAASPDVDQPDPTVPDDTTGTN
- a CDS encoding NADH:ubiquinone oxidoreductase subunit NDUFA12; translation: MKTFLTQFFTWWNSQTLGTRLHTWRYGKRVGQDEVGNVYYEGGIDSEGRTRRWVIYRDYSEASAIPPGWHGWMHHRVDVAPPSEDYKPREWQKSHQPNLTGTPAAYRPKGSVLTNQHRPQVTGDYDAWTPGS